The Winogradskyella schleiferi genome has a window encoding:
- the traM gene encoding conjugative transposon protein TraM, which translates to MKIEKNKIVFVAVLAVIFIFLISYSVMVMGDDESETENLKQTLVPDLEEDQKEYDSKLDAINDLKKVRENNAPSIYDEKLIDSLGFYDPDLPEREKERIVDSIYEAGKIKYSEKRYQNLGQRRTVRKMVSKIDSAEVKREEKIEAKELGLEHQLFFAASPKPNEVSIIGNTDETIYVVVDGDQVVKANTRLRMRLTKTATINGKEMPENTPIFGFISFQPNRALIEIENIKHHPTKLKAFDLSDGSEGIYVQNNFRAQATTEVLDDIIGDINIPTVPQVGGVTKVLRRSNRNVKVTVLKNYKLILKPKL; encoded by the coding sequence ATGAAAATTGAAAAAAATAAAATAGTATTTGTAGCGGTGTTGGCCGTGATTTTCATATTCCTCATTTCCTATTCTGTAATGGTTATGGGCGATGATGAAAGTGAAACCGAAAACCTTAAACAGACCTTAGTACCAGATTTGGAAGAAGACCAGAAAGAATATGATTCCAAACTTGATGCAATCAACGACTTAAAAAAAGTACGTGAAAACAATGCACCCAGCATCTACGATGAAAAGCTGATTGATTCCTTGGGATTTTACGACCCAGACCTTCCAGAACGCGAAAAAGAGCGTATCGTAGATAGTATATATGAAGCTGGTAAGATTAAGTATTCAGAAAAGCGATACCAGAATTTGGGACAGAGAAGAACTGTTCGCAAAATGGTATCAAAAATTGATTCTGCTGAAGTAAAAAGGGAAGAAAAAATTGAAGCCAAAGAATTAGGCTTAGAACATCAATTGTTCTTTGCTGCTTCGCCAAAACCCAATGAAGTTTCAATCATAGGTAATACAGATGAAACTATATACGTAGTAGTAGATGGCGACCAAGTCGTAAAAGCGAATACCAGATTGCGGATGCGCCTGACCAAAACTGCTACAATCAATGGTAAAGAAATGCCTGAGAACACACCTATTTTCGGTTTCATCAGTTTTCAGCCCAATCGTGCGCTCATTGAAATTGAAAACATAAAGCATCATCCTACAAAACTTAAAGCCTTCGATTTGTCTGATGGTAGTGAAGGCATCTACGTACAGAACAATTTTAGGGCACAAGCCACCACCGAAGTTCTCGACGATATTATTGGCGACATCAACATACCTACCGTTCCACAAGTAGGTGGTGTTACAAAAGTGCTTAGGCGAAGCAATCGTAACGTAAAAGTAACAGTTCTGAAAAATTACAAACTTATTTTAAAACCAAAGTTATGA
- a CDS encoding DNA-methyltransferase → MQKILNIDWNIGIKSVANGSVDLVLTDPPYGIKYRSNKRGKKHKKMPNDDNLDWLDYWVKELKRVCKNNAHLYVFCSWHNVEVFKFFLDKEFRIKNILIWEKENHGTGDLKGDYAPKYEMIIFCSNGSKKLNGKRDCNILKSAKTKNNNHPTEKPAELISYLIEKSTTPGDLVLDTFGGSCSTAIASKQTNRNCIVFEIEADYCNNGRKNLASASPRLFGMDNYL, encoded by the coding sequence ATGCAAAAAATACTAAATATAGACTGGAATATCGGTATTAAGTCCGTTGCTAATGGTAGTGTAGACTTGGTACTGACCGACCCACCTTATGGCATCAAATACAGAAGTAATAAGCGAGGTAAGAAGCATAAAAAAATGCCAAACGACGATAACTTAGATTGGTTAGATTATTGGGTAAAAGAATTGAAGCGCGTGTGTAAAAATAATGCGCATCTCTATGTATTCTGCTCTTGGCATAACGTGGAAGTCTTCAAGTTTTTTCTTGATAAAGAATTTAGAATAAAAAACATCCTAATATGGGAAAAGGAAAATCACGGAACTGGTGACCTAAAAGGCGACTATGCACCAAAGTATGAAATGATTATTTTTTGCAGTAACGGAAGTAAAAAATTGAATGGTAAACGCGATTGTAATATTTTAAAATCTGCTAAAACCAAAAACAATAACCATCCTACAGAAAAACCGGCAGAGCTAATTAGTTACTTAATTGAAAAAAGTACAACACCTGGGGATTTAGTCTTAGATACCTTTGGCGGAAGTTGCTCAACAGCCATTGCCAGTAAACAGACCAATAGGAATTGTATTGTTTTTGAGATTGAAGCTGACTATTGTAACAATGGCCGAAAAAACTTGGCAAGTGCTTCACCAAGATTATTTGGGATGGATAATTACTTATAA
- a CDS encoding conjugal transfer protein TraK: MKTPYKNIYNVLKLNRFIVLAVVVCALLSSTFSVWMVFNTNQKALNSAFAINTDGSIIPLKLVTQKENFRVEALAHLELFHNYFYNIDASNYERNLEKALWLGNSSVDNLYRQKKADGVYNRLLQYSLVQKVLSIDSRINENNGSYSFTTTTIFEINRGSIIDTYELVSTGNLIMVDRNFPNNPHGLLITNYFENTLKKISDEN, encoded by the coding sequence ATGAAAACACCATATAAGAATATTTACAATGTCCTAAAATTGAATCGATTTATCGTTTTGGCAGTTGTTGTCTGTGCGTTACTGTCCAGTACATTTTCAGTTTGGATGGTATTCAACACCAATCAAAAAGCGCTCAATAGTGCCTTTGCTATCAATACCGATGGCAGCATCATTCCGCTGAAGCTCGTAACTCAAAAAGAGAATTTTAGAGTGGAAGCTCTGGCACATTTAGAACTGTTCCACAACTACTTCTATAACATCGATGCCAGTAACTATGAAAGGAATTTGGAAAAAGCACTTTGGTTAGGCAATAGTTCTGTGGACAATCTTTACCGTCAGAAGAAAGCTGATGGCGTTTATAACCGATTGCTTCAGTATTCATTGGTTCAAAAAGTATTGAGTATCGATTCGCGGATAAATGAAAATAATGGTTCATACAGTTTTACCACGACGACCATTTTTGAAATCAATAGAGGTTCAATCATCGACACTTATGAATTGGTTTCTACCGGAAACTTAATTATGGTTGACCGAAACTTCCCGAACAATCCACACGGCTTATTGATTACCAATTACTTCGAAAATACCTTAAAGAAAATATCAGATGAAAATTGA
- a CDS encoding DUF4138 domain-containing protein, with translation MKNSIVIIILVFTSAFTKVNAQNTQLLDTIYANDTKNVALFFPEPIRQGITGSDNFVFTYNREKEQYFGLLQAKPGKESNLLVVNRNGSIFSYIIRYKKQLSKLNYFIPLSNSIGNEKPIVTDSTLVESSEELVDNKTYYYQKFCSYLLERGLRFGYFTKRKSGVILSIENIVFDKEELYFVIQIKNNSTLDYDLNFLNLSIETRQKGKRKSLQRLYQEPMYKHNLPSKIKENEMARFVYVMPKFSLSNDRRAILELNEKNGERNIELKISHRYINNPN, from the coding sequence ATGAAAAATTCAATTGTAATAATAATACTTGTGTTTACTTCAGCTTTCACAAAAGTAAACGCACAAAACACTCAATTACTCGATACCATTTATGCAAACGACACCAAAAACGTTGCGCTATTCTTTCCAGAACCTATACGGCAAGGTATTACTGGTTCAGATAATTTTGTATTTACATACAATCGTGAAAAAGAACAGTATTTTGGGCTTCTTCAAGCAAAGCCAGGAAAGGAAAGTAATCTTCTGGTAGTCAATAGAAATGGTTCAATTTTTTCGTATATTATAAGATATAAAAAACAGCTCTCTAAGCTCAATTATTTCATTCCGCTATCAAATAGTATCGGTAATGAAAAACCGATTGTAACTGATTCGACGCTTGTTGAATCTTCTGAAGAACTTGTAGATAATAAAACCTATTATTACCAAAAATTCTGCTCGTATCTTCTTGAAAGAGGTCTACGATTTGGTTACTTCACAAAACGAAAAAGTGGTGTGATTTTGAGCATTGAGAATATTGTTTTTGATAAAGAAGAACTCTACTTCGTTATTCAAATTAAGAATAATTCTACATTGGATTACGATTTGAATTTCTTGAACCTTTCGATTGAAACTCGGCAAAAAGGTAAAAGAAAATCGTTGCAACGTCTCTATCAAGAACCGATGTACAAACATAATCTGCCGTCTAAAATTAAGGAAAATGAAATGGCTCGCTTTGTATATGTGATGCCCAAATTTTCATTATCCAATGACCGTAGGGCAATTTTGGAACTGAACGAGAAAAATGGCGAACGCAATATAGAACTGAAAATATCACATAGATATATTAATAATCCAAATTAG